DNA sequence from the Chitinophaga flava genome:
TGGGCAAGAACCTGGAATTTGAGCCAGGCAGGAAGATCGTACAGCAGTGGTATTTTGGGGAAGATGAAGAAGCGGCATCTATTGTCACTATTATTCTTCATCCCAGCAAAAAGGGCACCGACGCGGAATTGAGGCATACCAATATTCCCGACGAAGCTTATGAAGATATTACCACCGGCTGGCAGGAAGCCTATTTCGGCGCGCTGATCGAC
Encoded proteins:
- a CDS encoding SRPBCC domain-containing protein, giving the protein MKDFKKHFIIPAEPEEVYAALTNPATIRLWTGEVAEMSTEPGSEFSMWEESIVGKNLEFEPGRKIVQQWYFGEDEEAASIVTIILHPSKKGTDAELRHTNIPDEAYEDITTGWQEAYFGALIDFYKE